From a single Opisthocomus hoazin isolate bOpiHoa1 chromosome 6, bOpiHoa1.hap1, whole genome shotgun sequence genomic region:
- the NKX2-3 gene encoding homeobox protein Nkx-2.3 isoform X1, translating to MMLPSPVTSTPFSVKDILNLEQQQDPHYGAQLPHHLEHHFHPAACLLAAADGARFSDGEEEEEEEKLSYLSAIAAPGGQADARISADSYVHAVLRGSCEAPGPGEELDPATRDPKSCVPKKPLDTAEKAEEAERPKQRSRRKPRVLFSQAQVFELERRFKQQRYLSAPEREHLASSLKLTSTQVKIWFQNRRYKCKRQRQDKSLELGGPAAPPPPPPPRRVAVPVLVRDGKPCLGGSQGYSSAYNGPYSYNGFPAYGYGNAGSYNPGYGCTYPAGTGAASVQAACSPAAAAGPFVNVGGLGGFGGGGQPLHQPAGGPSCGQGALQGIRAW from the exons ATGATGTTACCGAGCCCCGTCACCTCCACCCCCTTCTCTGTCAAAGACATCCTCaacctggagcagcagcaggacccgCACTATGGGGCCCAGCTCCCGCACCACCTGGAGCACCACTTCCACCCCGCCGCCTGCCTGCTGGCGGCCGCCGACGGCGCCCGCTTCTCCgacggcgaggaggaggaggaggaggagaagctgtcCTACCTGAGCGCCATCGCCGCGCCCGGCGGCCAGGCGGACGCGCGGATCTCCGCCGACAGCTACGTGCACGCCGTGCTGCGCGGCTCCTGCGAGGCCCCCGGCCCGGGAGAGGAGCTGGACCCCGCGACCCGCGACCCGA AGAGCTGCGTCCCGAAGAAGCCGCTGGACACGGCGGAGAAGGCGGAGGAGGCGGAGAGGCCGAAGCAGCGGAGCCGGAGGAAGCCGCGCGTCCTCTTCTCGCAGGCGCAGGTCTTCGAGCTGGAGCGGCGGTTCAAGCAGCAGCGTTACCTGTCGGCGCCCGAGCGGGAGCACCTGGCCAGCAGCCTGAAGCTCACCTCCACGCAGGTGAagatctggttccagaaccgGCGCTACAAGTGCAAGCGGCAGCGGCAGGACAAGTCGCTGGAGCtgggcggccccgcggccccgccgccgcctccgccgccgcgccgggtcGCCGTGCCTGTGCTGGTCCGCGACGGCAAGCCGTGCCTCGGCGGCTCGCAGGGCTACAGCTCGGCGTACAACGGGCCCTACTCCTACAACGGCTTCCCCGCCTACGGCTACGGCAACGCCGGCTCCTACAACCCCGGCTACGGCTGCACCTACCCGGCGGGCACCGGCGCCGCCTCCGTGCAAGCCGCCTGCagcccggcggcggccgccggccccTTCGTGAACGTGGGCGGCCTGGGGGGgttcggcggcggcgggcagccgcTGCACCagccggcgggggggccgtccTGCGGCCAGGGCGCACTGCAGGGCATCCGGGCCTGGTAG
- the SLC25A28 gene encoding mitoferrin-2 isoform X1 has product MLVDRSCPPTSRDRPWRCGLAEPELAPGALRGCGAHLAVVAAARPKELPRWGERGAARRPPGPHRLVASGCRRGLGPRASRSAPRTWQPVAILSLFLELSPGAAGCVATLLHDAAMNPAEVVKQRMQMYNSPYQRVTDCVRAVWRNEGAGAFYRSYTTQLTMNIPFQAIHFMTYEFFQEQLNPHRQYNPGSHVVSGACAGAVAAAATTPLDVCKTLLNTQESLALSSNISGHITGMANAFRTVYQVGGVTAYFRGVQARVIYQMPSTAIAWSVYEFFKYILTKRQEERRAGK; this is encoded by the exons ATGCTGGTGGACAGGAGCTGCCCGCCGACGAGCCGGGACCGGCCGTGGCGCTGTGGGTTGGCGGAGCCGGAGCTCGCCCCAGGAGCGCTGCGTGGCTGCGGAGCCCATCTCGCCGTGGTGGCTGCCGCTCGACCGAAGGAGCTGCCGCGGTGGGGAGAGCGCGGGGCCGCTCGCCGTCCTCCGGGCCCCCACCGGCTGGTGGCATCGGGCTGTCGCCGGGGACTGGGCCCGAGGGCGTCCCGCTCGGCCCCCCGGACTTGGCAGCCCGTCGCGatcctctccctctttcttgAGCTCTCTCCGG GTGCAGCCGGGTGTGTAGCAACGTTGCTCCACGATGCAGCCATGAACCCTGCCGAAG TGGTCAAACAGAGGATGCAGATGTACAACTCACCCTACCAGCGTGTGACGGACTGTGTGCGGGCTGTGTGGCGCAACGAAGGGGCCGGAGCTTTCTATCGCAGCTACACCACCCAGCTCACCATGAACATCCCCTTCCAAGCCATTCACTTCATGACCTACGAATTCTTTCAAGAGCAGCTCAACCCCCACAGACAGTACAACCCAGGCTCCCACGTGGTCTCCGGAGCCTGCGCAGGGGCTGTCGCTGCCGCTGCCACTACGCCTTTGGACGTTTGCAAAACGCTGCTCAACACCCAGGAGTCTCTGGCCTTGAGCTCCAACATCAGCGGACACATCACAGGCATGGCCAATGCCTTCAGGACGGTGTACCAAGTGGGCGGCGTGACCGCCTACTTCAGAGGGGTCCAGGCGAGGGTCATTTATCAGATGCCCTCGACGGCGATCGCCTGGTCCGTCTAcgagttcttcaaatacatcctCACCAAGCGCCAGGAGGAGAGGCGGGCTGGGAAGTGA
- the NKX2-3 gene encoding homeobox protein Nkx-2.3 isoform X2, translating into MMLPSPVTSTPFSVKDILNLEQQQDPHYGAQLPHHLEHHFHPAACLLAAADGARFSDGEEEEEEEKLSYLSAIAAPGGQADARISADSYVHAVLRGSCEAPGPGEELDPATRDPSEYRCVPKKPLDTAEKAEEAERPKQRSRRKPRVLFSQAQVFELERRFKQQRYLSAPEREHLASSLKLTSTQVKIWFQNRRYKCKRQRQDKSLELGGPAAPPPPPPPRRVAVPVLVRDGKPCLGGSQGYSSAYNGPYSYNGFPAYGYGNAGSYNPGYGCTYPAGTGAASVQAACSPAAAAGPFVNVGGLGGFGGGGQPLHQPAGGPSCGQGALQGIRAW; encoded by the exons ATGATGTTACCGAGCCCCGTCACCTCCACCCCCTTCTCTGTCAAAGACATCCTCaacctggagcagcagcaggacccgCACTATGGGGCCCAGCTCCCGCACCACCTGGAGCACCACTTCCACCCCGCCGCCTGCCTGCTGGCGGCCGCCGACGGCGCCCGCTTCTCCgacggcgaggaggaggaggaggaggagaagctgtcCTACCTGAGCGCCATCGCCGCGCCCGGCGGCCAGGCGGACGCGCGGATCTCCGCCGACAGCTACGTGCACGCCGTGCTGCGCGGCTCCTGCGAGGCCCCCGGCCCGGGAGAGGAGCTGGACCCCGCGACCCGCGACCCGAGTGAGTatcg CTGCGTCCCGAAGAAGCCGCTGGACACGGCGGAGAAGGCGGAGGAGGCGGAGAGGCCGAAGCAGCGGAGCCGGAGGAAGCCGCGCGTCCTCTTCTCGCAGGCGCAGGTCTTCGAGCTGGAGCGGCGGTTCAAGCAGCAGCGTTACCTGTCGGCGCCCGAGCGGGAGCACCTGGCCAGCAGCCTGAAGCTCACCTCCACGCAGGTGAagatctggttccagaaccgGCGCTACAAGTGCAAGCGGCAGCGGCAGGACAAGTCGCTGGAGCtgggcggccccgcggccccgccgccgcctccgccgccgcgccgggtcGCCGTGCCTGTGCTGGTCCGCGACGGCAAGCCGTGCCTCGGCGGCTCGCAGGGCTACAGCTCGGCGTACAACGGGCCCTACTCCTACAACGGCTTCCCCGCCTACGGCTACGGCAACGCCGGCTCCTACAACCCCGGCTACGGCTGCACCTACCCGGCGGGCACCGGCGCCGCCTCCGTGCAAGCCGCCTGCagcccggcggcggccgccggccccTTCGTGAACGTGGGCGGCCTGGGGGGgttcggcggcggcgggcagccgcTGCACCagccggcgggggggccgtccTGCGGCCAGGGCGCACTGCAGGGCATCCGGGCCTGGTAG